A single genomic interval of Desulfitibacter alkalitolerans DSM 16504 harbors:
- a CDS encoding DMT family transporter produces the protein MNLLLTGAIFALLIALASGIAMALQGSLNASLAKIIGLLESTFIVHASAAILLIVMIFVLRMGHGDFGSYNQAPWYLYLGGAIGIAITVGVMVSIPKLGVATATTAIIVGQVTTAALVDHFGLFGLQKIPFTWMKFVGIVLLAAGAKFMLIK, from the coding sequence ATGAATTTACTTTTAACAGGAGCAATATTTGCCTTATTAATTGCCCTTGCATCAGGAATAGCAATGGCTCTTCAGGGCTCTTTAAATGCATCCCTGGCTAAAATTATTGGCCTTCTAGAGTCTACTTTTATAGTGCATGCTTCGGCGGCTATTTTATTAATTGTAATGATATTTGTTTTACGTATGGGTCATGGGGATTTTGGCAGCTACAATCAGGCTCCCTGGTATTTATACCTGGGAGGGGCTATAGGAATTGCCATTACAGTTGGTGTAATGGTAAGCATCCCTAAACTTGGTGTCGCTACTGCAACTACAGCCATAATAGTAGGACAGGTAACAACTGCTGCCCTGGTTGATCATTTTGGTTTGTTTGGTCTTCAAAAAATTCCCTTTACATGGATGAAATTTGTAGGAATAGTGCTGCTGGCAGCTGGAGCAAAGTTTATGTTAATTAAATAG
- a CDS encoding L,D-transpeptidase family protein, translating into MRKVILSLSLALAISLSFVLCPQTTYAIDIYTPNPENEVITCSDFDMVIRPKAPAMEGSDVITPVSAARPTGTVHIVINKSERKLFLYDNGNIFKEYPVAVGKAETPTPVGEWKITSKGMWGGGFGTRWMGLNVPWGKYGIHGTNKPYSIGTYASHGCIRMFNRDVEELYSFVDIGTPVIIEGNYPHLAYRTVKPGTASKDMLHVQKRLRELGLYWGPIDGRYGKMTEMSTTYFQLLNNEEADGIIDDSYYEILQLK; encoded by the coding sequence ATGAGGAAAGTAATCTTGTCTTTATCCCTAGCATTAGCTATCTCACTATCCTTTGTCCTCTGTCCTCAAACGACTTACGCTATAGACATATATACTCCCAACCCCGAAAACGAAGTTATCACCTGTTCAGACTTTGACATGGTAATTAGGCCCAAGGCTCCAGCAATGGAAGGGTCAGATGTAATAACACCTGTATCTGCTGCAAGGCCAACAGGAACAGTTCATATTGTCATAAATAAAAGCGAGAGAAAGCTTTTCTTGTATGATAATGGAAATATTTTTAAAGAATACCCTGTAGCTGTAGGAAAAGCAGAAACCCCTACTCCTGTAGGGGAATGGAAAATTACAAGTAAAGGCATGTGGGGAGGAGGCTTTGGGACAAGGTGGATGGGGTTAAATGTACCCTGGGGCAAGTATGGAATTCATGGTACCAACAAGCCTTATTCCATTGGCACCTATGCCTCCCATGGATGTATTAGAATGTTTAACAGGGACGTGGAAGAGTTATATTCATTCGTTGACATTGGCACCCCAGTAATCATAGAAGGCAATTACCCTCATCTAGCATATAGAACAGTTAAACCAGGAACAGCCTCTAAGGATATGCTCCATGTGCAAAAAAGACTTAGGGAACTGGGCTTATATTGGGGACCAATAGACGGCAGGTACGGCAAAATGACTGAAATGTCCACAACATACTTTCAACTCTTAAACAATGAAGAGGCTGATGGAATAATAGACGATTCT